GTACAGACCGTGGTGGATGTTGTAACGGCCACTGAAGTCCATGACGCTCTCCACCACGCCAGAAGCCCCCAGGACGTCGATCATGCTGCCATAGCCGCGTGGGTCCTGTACCGCCAGCACCCGGGAGCCGTCCAATCCCTCCCACCAGAAGAGCGGGTGCCCTTTTCCCGCCCGGCAGAAGTAGTAAAACTGCACGCCGCTCTTCTTCAGGATCTGCGGGTACGTCGCCGGGTGCCCGAAGGTATCCGGTTCCCAACAGATGGGCGGCTCCACGCCGAAGCGGCTCCGGATATATCGGCGGGTGTGCAGGATCTGTCGCACCAGCGACTCCCCGGCGGCCATGTTCAGGTCCCCCTCGACCCAGGTGGTGGCCGTGATATCCCAGCGGCCCTCCTGCACCCGAGCCCGAATGCGGTCGAACACGTCAGGATAATACGTCTCCATGGCGTGATAGGTCGACGCCTGGCTCTGGGAGAAGTGGAATTCGGGATATCGATCCATGAGGTGATCGACGGCGGTGAAATCTCGGCGGCAGACCTCCACCGTCTCGGACCAGGGCCATAGCCAGTTCATGTCAATATGGCTATGCGCAATCAGGTGCGCCGTGTAGCGTTTGGCCTCGTCGGCGAAGGGGCTCAGAGCCGCCTGGGCCGCCTTCACGCTGTTCCACCATCGATCCCAGTTGTTGCCTTTCAGCGCCTCCAGATCCAGGGCGGCCGTAGCTCGCTCCCATGCGGCCATCTTCTCCGGGGTGGCGCCATCCCCCTGCCCCGCCAGGAAGCACGTGAAGGCCATCTGCATGCGGGCCAGGTCGATCCGGAAGATGACGTCGGCGAGATTGCTGAAGCGCAGATAGGCGGCGATGAAGGCGCCGAAGCCGTCGCCGGCGTTGCAGCGCACTACCAGGGTCCAGGGTGATCCTGGCTGATAGTCCTCGGTCAGGACCAGCGGGACCGCCCGGGTATCGGACCAGGAGGGCTCTCGATACATCTCCTTGTCGTTCACGTAGATGCTGGCGCCGATGGTGAGGAAGATGATCAGTTCCAGCGAGGACCCGGCCAGAGGGATGCCTTCCACCTCGGCCGGGAGGTTCAATGTGGCCCGGAACCATGCCTCGCCGTCGGCCGATGACCAGGTTCGGGGCAGTTTTACGGCCTCCCAGTCGCTATCATCGAAACCGGGCGCCTGGGCGCCTTCCGGTGCGCCGATGCGGAACCTCCACTCTCTGATGGCGGAGGCTTTCATGATGGCATCGATCTTCTCCTGGACGGCCGAGTGGATGCCGTCCGTCGACGGGAAGGGTTGCATCGTGTGAGCTCCTTTTCATCCAGTCTTTGGTGAGATGCCTTCGCGACATGAAAAAGGGGAGCACATCGGGCGTGCTCCCCTCTCCCCGGCTAGTCTACCCGATAATCCTCTAAGCGTCCCATCAGCCACACGGGCACGCGGCCCTCCAGGAGCGTCCCCTCCCCCGTGTGCTCCTCGCGTTCCACGCTGCCGCGTTCATGCAGTTGGTGTAGCAACTCCGCCTCGCTGTACGGCAGCAGGACCCGCACGGGGATCATGCTCTCCTGCAAGGCCTCCTCCACCCGGGCCAGCAGGTCGTCCAGGCCCTTTCCCTTCAAGGCGGAGATGGTCACCGCCTTGGGGAAGATCTGGAGGGCGTCAGCGACCATCTCCGCGTCCGGCACCAGGTCGATCTTGTTCAGCGCGACGACCACCGGTTTGTCGGCCGCCCCCAGGTCCTGGAGGATCTCCTCCACTGTGGCCGCCTGTTCTAACGCCAGCTTGTGCGTTATGTCAACTATATGTACGAGTACGTCGGCCTCGGTCACCTCCTCCAGCGTGGCCCGGAAGGCGGCTACCAGCTGCGTCGGCAGCTTTTGGATGAAGCCAACGGTATCGGTGAAGAGCACCTGTCGCCCGCCCGGCAGCTCCACCCTGCGGGTCGTCGGGTCCAGCGTGGCGAAGAGCTGGTCGGCGGCCACCACGTTGGCATCGGACAGCGCGTTGAGCAGCGTCGACTTGCCCGCGTTGGTGTATCCGACGATGGCGACCACGGGAAGCCCCGCCCGGCGCCGCCGGCGCCGGTGCAGCTGACGGTGCCGCCGCACTTCCTCCAGCTCCCGGCGGAGCTGGGCGATCCGTCGGCTGATCTCCCGCCGGTCGACCTCCAACTGGGTCTCGCCGGGGCCGCGCAGCCCGACGCCGCCGATGCCACCTCGCCCGGCTGAGCCCCCTACCTGACGGGCCAGGTGGGTCCATGCCCGGGTCAGGCGGGGCAGGCGGTACTCATATTGGGCCAGCTCCACCTGAAGGGCGCCCTCCCGGGTATGAGCGTGGCGGGCGAAGATGTCCAGGATCAGCGCCGTGCGGTCGAGGATCTTGATCTCGTCACCGAAGGCCTTCTCTAGCTCCCGTTGTTGCCGTGGCGAGAGCTCGTCGTCGAAGATGACGACGTCTGCATCCAGCGCCGCACGCAGCCCGACCAGTTCCTCGACCTTGCCGGTTCCGATGAAGGTAGCCGGGTTCGGGCGATCCAGTCGTTGGGTCACCCGGCCGACGACCTCGATGCCGGCCGTGCGGGCGAGCTGTTCTAGCTCGTCCAGCGAGTCCTCTAACGGCCAGGGGGAGGGCCGGCTTGTGATCTCTACGCCCACCAATAGTCCACGTTCGGGCCCTTCGTCTGTGACGATCAGGTCTCTAGGGATAAGATCACCTCCTGCTGCGAGAATGCGACGAGTGGCGAAGGACGGGCGACGAATATCGAAGCGCCTTTCGCCCCGTCGCGCTTATGCGAGGGCTCTCTCGCCTAGAATAAGATTGGTCAACGGCAGCCCTCTCAGCTCAAGCCGGGATAGATCGACTCGCTTGCTGGCGTCCTCGATCTCGATGCCGACGATGCAGTTCTGTTCGTCGAAATCCACGACAATTCCAGGCGTGATTTCTTCCGATTCAGTGCTTGTGCCGTGCGTCAACCTGATGTACAACATGTCCGTTTCCGCATCATATTCAAATATCATGTTCTCGTCCCCCGCTCACGGCTTGAAACGGCGATCAAAGAAGGCATTATGCACAGTCTCTCCGTCCGCTTCCGTCACGACCCTGAGGTATTTTCCTGCCTCGGCGATGAACCCCCAGTGGCGAATACGCCCGTTCGGCTGTATCTCGGTACGAATAGGACTTGCGAGGACTTGCTCGATCCACTCCGCCCTGAGATAGGGACGACGTGCCATGACGCTGGTTTTGAAGTATCTGGTCGTCTTCATGGGCTGCCGGTCGCCTGTTGTGGAAGGCCGGTGAGACGGCTCTCATAGTTTGAATTGGCGCACGCGCTCCATCGCCTCTCGCACCCGGTCGGTGGGCGTCCCCATGGAGATGCGCAGGTAGCCCTCGCCGTGCTCACCAAAGGCCGTGCCGGGCGTCATGGAGACGCCGATCTCCTCCAGGAGCCGGGTGGCCAGCTCCGCCGATGTGTATCCCTGGGGCACCTTGGGCCATATGTAGAGGCTTGCCTTGGGCGCCTCGGCCGCCAGGCCCACCTCGTTCAGCGCCTGCACGATGATGTCCCGTCGCTCCTGATAGACGGCGTTGCGCTCCTCCAGCCAGCTCTGATCCCCGGTCATGGCGGCGATGGCCGCCTCCTGAATGCCCAGAAAGATGCCGGAGTCGATATTGCTCTTGATCCGGCCCAGCGCTTCCACTGCAATAGGATTGCCGACCGCCATGCCGACGCGCCACCCGGCCATGTTGTGTGACTTGGACAGGGAGTTGAACTCCAGAACCACATCCTTGGCGTCGGGAATCTGCAGGATGGAAGGAGCCACGTAGCCGTCGAAGCACACGTCGCAATACGGCGCATCGTGACAGAGCAGGATGTCGTGCTGACGGCAGAATGCCACGGCCTCCTCCAGGAATTCCATCGGGGCGATGGCCCCCGTCGGGTTGTTGGGGTAGTTCAGCCACATCATCCGAGCGCGATCGGCCACATCCGCCGGGATAGCCTTCAGATCGGGAAGGAAGTTGTTCTCCTCCAACAGAGGCATAAAGTACACCTCTGCCCCCACCATGCGCGGCCCCATGCGGTAGGTGGGATATCCTGGATCGGGCACGAGCACCAGATCGCCGGGATCCAGCCAGGCCAGCGCCATATTGGCGATCCCCTCTTTCGACCCGATGAGGGCGACGACCTCCTTAGCCGGATCCACGCTTACGCCAAAGCGGGCGGCGTAATAGTCGGCTACCGCCTTGCGGAAGGCGGGCGTGCCGCCGAAGCCGGGATATCCGTGCTTACCTGGATCGCGAGCGGCGCGCTCCAATGCCTCGATGATGTGGGGCGCCGGGGGCAGATCCGGGCTACCCATATCCAGCCGGATGACGTCCATCCCCTGGCTGCGCAGCTCGTTGATGCGAGCCGCCAGCTTGGCGAATACGTAAGGCGGAAGTGCGTTCATTCTCTGGGCTGGTCGCATGACAATTCCTCCTCTTTTTCGGAAACCGAGTCGTAATCTACTGTGTTGCGATGTGGGGGTAAATCTATCTCGTCAATCCTCCCCTTCCAGGAAGGCCTCGACTGTGCGTCCAACGCGTTCCAGGCTCTCCGCGCTGAGCTTGTCGCAGGTGTCCTCCACCGTGTGCCAGTATGGATAGTCGAAATCGATGATATCTACGGCGGGGATCCCCGCTTGCAGGAACGGCGTGTGGTCATCTAGTATAGACCATTTCAGCTGAGGGATGAAAAACTCCCCATAGCCCAGTTGGCTGGCGATGCGCCACAGAGTCTCCTGTAGCTCGGGGTCCGAGTTTCGCTCCATGTAGATCTGTTGGTCGGCATCCCCGATCATGTCCACCACGATCACCAGCGAGGGGCGATCCTCAGGGGTGAGCTGTCTGGCCATATACGTGGAGCCGGCGATGAACTCCCAGCCGTCCAGTTGTCCGTTGTCCTCAGCATCGAAGAAGGCCAAGCGCACCCGGTAAGGTGATCGGCCGAGATCGACCACACGCGCCAGCTCGAGGAGTACGGCCACGCCGCTGGCGCCATCGTTGGCCCCTGGCACGGGCTCGCTTCGTCGCGCGGGGTCCGGATCGCGGTCGGCTCGCTGGCGGGTGTCATAGTGCGCGCCGATCAAGGCAATGGGAGCATCGGGCTTGGGTTCCCGGGCTGGCCGGGCGATCAGGTTCACGCCGGGAGTGTTCTGATATGTAAACGGCTGCCGCTCGACCTCCCACCCCACCTGGGACAACTGCTCCGTGATGTATGCCTGTAGCTGCCGATGCGCCTCGCTGTTCACCGGCCGTGGGCCCAAGTTACACTGATACAGGGCATGCTTCAGGGCCAGTTCCCCTCGAAAGACTCGAGGCTCCTCCTGAGGCCGCCCGATCATGGACGAGACCCAAGGGGATACGAGATCATACCCTAACCAGCCAAACCAGGCCAGCGCGCCTGCCAGTGCGAGCAGCAGGACGATCTCAATCCGCCTTTGCCTCAACCACCTCCCCGCTCTTCGCATAGCCTCGGTCTTCCCTTTATTGTGGATTATGTGGCTGTCTCTGGTTTATAGCTTAGTGACTACGCGAACCGTCTCGGTCGTCCCCACCAGAACCGTCCCAGGGAGGGGAGAGGTCGATCCCCTCCCCCTCCTCGAGCTGGCGCCGCCGACCTCCCCGCTTACGCCTCCCCGCTCGAGGAGGTCGATCCCGGTCGCGAAACAGCAACCGAATCGGCGTCCCCTCAAACGGATAGAATGACCGGATCACGTTTTCCAGGTACCGCTCGTAGGAGAAGTGCAACAGCTCCCGATCGTTGATGAAGAAGACGAAGGTGGGAGGACAAACACCGGTCTGAGTGACGTAATAAAAGCGCAGCCGTTTCCCCTTCTTGGACGGCGGTTGATGTCGCGTGACCGCCTCTCGCAGCACCCGGTTCAGGTCCGCCGTGGAAAGGCGCACGAAACGCTCTCGATGCACACGAAGCGCTGTCGGGATCACCTGATTCACCCGCTGCCGTGTTTTGGCGGAGATGAAGAGGACGGGCACGTAATCCATGAAATTCAGCGCTGCTCGCACCTGTTGCGTATATGTGTTCATCGTGTAGGTGTCCTTCTCGATCAGGTCCCACTTGTTCACCAGCACGACGATCCCTTTTCCCGCCTCCAGCACGTATCCCGCCACATGGGTATCCTGGGCCGTAACGCCTTCGCTCGCATCGATCAGGAGCAAAACGACATCCGAACGCTCGATCGCCCGAAGGGCCCGCAGCACGGAGTAATACTCAACTCCTCGCTCGATCCGACCACGGCGGCGGATCCCCGCTGTGTCGATCAAAATGATGTGCTCTCCCTCCCACTCCAACTCGGTATCAATGGCATCCCGGGTCGTGCCTGGGATCTCGCTGACGATGGCACGCTCTTGACGCAACAGGGCGTTCAGAAGCGAGGACTTCCCCACATTGGGCCGTCCCACGATAGCTATGCGAACCCCCTCTTCCTCCTCTTCCTCGAGCTGCTGAGGGAAACGGCCCAGCACGGCGTCCAGGAGGTCCCCCACACCACGACCGTGAAGGGCGGAGATCGGATAAGGCTCTCCCAGCCCCAACTCCCAGAATTCCGCCGCCGCCCTCTCCCAGGCCTCGTTATCCGCCTTATTCACAGCTAAGACCACTGGCTTTTGGGTGGTCCGCAACAAATCCGCAACGTCCATGTCCGCAGGCGTAACCCCATCGCGCACGTCGACCAGAAAGATGATCACATCCGCCTCATCGATGGCGATTTGAGCCTGCGTGCGGATGGCGGGGATGAAATCCGCCGACGCCACGGACAACGGCTCGGGCGTCGTCTCATTGGGCTGAGAGGAGAGATCCAGCAATTCCAGACCGCCCGTATCCACCAGAACGAACGGGACGCCGGCCCACTCCGTCTCCGCATACAAACGATCCCGGGTCGTCCCCGGGATATCCTCGACGATCGCCCGGCGTTCCCCGATGATCCGGTTAAACAACGTCGATTTCCCCACATTAGGGCGACCTACCAGAGCAACAATCGGCTTCATCCATTCCCCTTTTCACGGCTTCGGTTCTTGCTTCCGTTCTATCGGCAATACCCCCGCGCCTCCCTGCGCGCCCGCCTCAGGCGTGGGGGTGTGCGTGGGGGTAACCTCCGGCGTGGCCACGACGGTCTCCTCCGGAGTCGGCGTCTCCGGCACCGGCGTCGGCGTTGGAAGCTCCACGATCTCCACCTCCACCGTCTCCGGCAGCCAGCTATCCACACGCACTCCCTCCGGCGTCACGATGACGGGGCGAACGTTATGCACCCCCGGCCCCAGCCCGGACAGATCCAGCACCACCCGAACATCCGTGGGCTGTAACGCCTCCAGACGGGGCAGAGGACCGGACAGGAAGACGTCTACCTTATCCAGCAGGACGTTCGCCTGCAGCCCCGGCGCTACCCCCTGCACGACGGGGGAGCGCGTCACCGTCAACCCACCCTCCAGTGGCGTAATGGTCACGCGCACGGTCACGCTCTGCACGCCAAAAGCGGACGAGACGTTCTCGGGCAGTAACAAGGCGGCACGCTCGATCACATCGGTGTCCGCCCCCTCGATGTTGACCGGCGTCGCCTCCACGTACCCGGGCACAGCCTGGATCGCCTGAGGATCTCCGAACAACATGACCACCGGGGGCTCCACGCTGACATTGCTGACCCGGTAGCCGCGCGCCGGCTGCCCTTGAAGCTGCACCAGGACCGTCACCTCCCGGTAGCCGGGACGCTGGACGATGGGGACCGTCACCGACACCGATTTCGGCTCGACCTCCACGAAGCGGGTGGGCAGCCCCTCGCTATTTCGCAGGGATACAGGGCGAATGCGATGCACCGTGGACTTCGCGCCGAGGATGGACACTTCTACAACGGCACTGGCCACGTCCTCTACATACGTGCGGGCGCCGGAAACCGTCACCCGATCCGGCTCCACCGTCGGCGTCTCCCAGTCATACCCCAGCGCAGGCTCATCCAGCACCTCCACCCGCACGGGGACGACCTTCTTCACGAAGGTGTCCAGCGTCACCCGCACCCGCTCAGGCCGCACCTGCACGACCTCCACGTCGGGCTTCTCCACATACACCTCTACGGGGACCTCGTGGACACCCTCCCGCAATCCGGCCACATCCACAATGGCCCGGAAATCCTGGGCGGACAGCGTATCCCACGTGCGCCTTGGTGCCCGCACCTCCACCTGCACAGTATCCGCCGTCTGGCTCAAAAGGGCCAGATCGCTGGATAGCCCCACCACGTTGATCGGAACCGGCTCGGGCAACAGTTGTCGCAAAACCGGGTTCTCCTCCTGGACCGCTACCACCCAGACGACGAAGGCCAGGATAATGGACAGGATGATCGTGCCCAATTCACCAGCCAGGCGATTCATGCCATCGCCCCCCGCGGCTCCCGCGCCCAAGGACGTTCAGGTCGGTAGAAGGATTCGATCACCCGCTCCAGGCGGCTCTCATCCAAGCGGCGCACGATACGCCCATTGCGGGCGACGGAGATCGTCCCCGTCTCCTCGGAGACGACGATCGCCAGAGCATCGCTCTGCTCCGTGATCCCCAGGGCCGCTCGATGGCGAGTGCCGTACTGAACCTCCGCGCTGGGGCGGCTGGAGAGCGGCAGGACACATTTAGCCGCCACGATCCGATTATCCCGCATGATGACAGCACCGTCATGCAGTGGTGTGTTCGGGAAGAAGATCGTGAGCAAAAGCTGCGTTGAGACGATCCCGTCGATCATCACCCCCGTCTCGATGTAATCCTGCAGACCGGTCTGGCCCTCCAAAACGATCAGGGCGCCATGTCGGTGCTCGGCCAGCCGCATCGCGGCGGACACGAGATATCCGGTGACCTGCTCGGCCATGGACTCCCGATTCCCCCACCGGAACAGGGTGCTGGTTCGCCCCATACGCTCCAGCGCCCGTCGCAGCTCCGGCTGGAAGATCACCGGGAGAGACACCAGGATCGCGGGCAGCGAGTTGCGCACCAACCACTCGAAAGCGCTCAGCTGCAATACGCTGGTCACGATGGTGATAATCAGCAGGACGAGGAGGACGCCTCGCAGCAGGGCGACGGCCTGCGTGCCGCGAAACAGCCGCAGCAACCCGTAAAAGATCGCCGCCACGAGCGCGATATCGATCACGCTCTGCCACGAGAAACGGCTGAGAATGCCAAAGACGTCGATCAACTCCGCACCTCATCCCTATACGTTCGATATGTACCCCACCTTCGCCGGGGAGAGCGACGGCCGCTCCCCACTACCCCTCTGCGGGCGCCATCAAACGCACCAATAGCCCTTTTTGCGCATGCAGCCGGTTCTCTGCCTGATCGAACAACACGGAGTGTGGACCATCCGCCACATCGTCCGTGATCTCCTCACCGCGATGAGCCGGCAGGCAGTGCATGACGATCACGTCCGGCCGCGCCCGCGACACCAAATCGGCGTTCACCTGATAGGGGGGAAACACCTGACGCCTGCGCTCCGCCTCCGCCTCCTGTCCCATGCTCGTCCACACATCCGTATAGATCACATCGGCATCCCGCACCGCCGCGAGGGGATCCGTGGTGAGGGTGACCTGTCCGCCCCCTCGCTCGGCCAGCGAGCGAGCGAGGGCCACCGTCTCCTCATCCAGCTGGTAACCTTCCGGCGAGGCGATCACCAAATGAATCCCCGTCAGCGCCGCGGCAAAAGCCAACGAGCGAGCCACGTTGTTCCCATCGCCCACGTAGGCCAGGCGAACCCCTTCCAGACGCCCCTTCCGCTCCCAGATCGTGAGAAGATCCGCCAACGCCTGACAGGGGTGGTTATAATCGGAGAGCCCGTTGATCACAGGCACCCGGGAGTGAGCGGCCAGTTGCTCCACATGGGCATGAGCGAACACGCGCGCCATGATCCCATCCACATAGCGTGACAGGACACGCGCCACATCGGGAACGCTCTCCCTCTCCCCCAGACGGATCTCCTGCGGCGAAAGGTAGATCGCGTCCCCGCCCAGATGGATCATGCCCATGTGGAACGACACCCGCGTCCGCAAGGACGGCTTCTGGAACAACAATCCCAGAACCTTCCCTCGTAAAAGAGGCCGGTTGCCCCCCGCGAGCCATTCGTCTTTCAGCTCTCGCGCCAGCCGGAGGATTCTCCACAATTCCTCCGGCGTCAGATCAGCGATCGATAGAAAATGTTGCATGAGAAAGCGCACCTCCGCACGCGATTCGAAACATGCCCCCGTCTCAACCTCGATCAATCCGCCAGCAACAGGATGCCAGATCGCACCCCATACTGGCGCCCGCAGGCGTTACAGCGCCAGAAACGCGATGTAACGGACCAATCTCGAGCGCCGCAGCGCGGGCAGAGTAGGCACTCAGCCAGGGAGCACTCACCTCCCCCCGAGCCAAGAGCAGACCCCGCCTTGCGAGCGAACGCCCAATCGTAGTCCACCTGCCAGCGCCGAACCTCGCACGCCGCCATCCCCATGTCCATCAACATCTGGCGGAAGGCGGATCGGTGGAAGGTGCGGCCGGGCAACAGGCGCGCCTGCCACCCCACTCGATTGGAGAGGAGCATGAGTCCTCCGGGCCGCAGCACCCGCACCATCTCCGCCAGAGCCCCGCGAGGGTCGGGCATGAACTCCAAAGCCTCCACGCAGCTTACGGCGTCAAACGTGGCGTCTGGGAACGGCAGCTTGGAGGCGTCCAGCCACAGCCAGGAGACCCTCTCGTCCCCTTCCAACCGACGGACGGCCTCCTGGAGCATCCCCAGGGAGCGATCCACAGCTACGATGTGCCCGGGGAACTCGCCATCGGCGAGCAGCGCTCGTGGCACCCGCCCCGTACCGGTGCCCACATCCAGGAGCCATGGGCGGCGCGCCCCCACCAGGTCAAGCCCCAAACGCAACGGCCGGGCGATGAAGTGGTGCTCATCCTCCTGGTTAAAGCCCTTGACGTCGTCGTAGCGTCGGGCGAACCGATCATACAGGTAGGCGACAACCCCACTTCCCAGATAGGCACCCTCGGCGATGATCAGATGCCAATAGGCCAGGGCAACCACGATGATCAGAGCGATCGTCAGGGTGATCCATATCCACAGGCTCACCCGGGAGCGCCTCCCAACGCCCATCCCGCAGCCAGCAAAGCGACCCACCACCAGGATTGAACGTGGGCGAGCACAGCCGAGTTCCCCTCCTCAGCGCCTATCCGCCCATACGTCCACCATGTAGGCGCTGAGGCCAACGCCACACCAGCTGCCCAAAGGGGATGCCGCGTCCCCACGAGGAGGGCGACCACGCCCAATTGCGATAGAGCCAGGAGCCACCAGGCCCGTTGGTTCCCGTTCTCGACCTCCAGCGCGGCCCGCTGCCACACCGTGAAAGCAGCTCCCCCGCCGAGAGAGGCCAGGGTCATCGGGGCGTAGATGAGATGTCCCAGAACCCATGGCAGGCCGATCGTCAAGGAAGCTTGGACCCATGTGTTCGGCCGCCCGTTCAGACGAGCGGTGCCCCATCCGATCATGCACAGGGAGAGCGCCAGCAGGGTCGCCAACACCGCCTCACGCCCCAGGATCAGGGCGACCAAACCGGTGGCCAGCAAGGTGGGCAACCCCAATCGCCAGGCGGCAACCAGAGAACGGTCGCTCTCCGCCCAGCCCAGCAGCCGAGCCGCCGGCGACCCAGGCCGCAGATACGGCAACGCGAACGTGGTCGAAGGCCACCATTCATCCCCATCCAGGGTGTCATGGCGACGCTCCGCCAGGATGGTCCACAAACCACCCCACGCGGGATCGGCCAAAAACACCAGGAGAAGCAGACGCAGGAGGTCCTGAGATCTCCACACGAGGGCACCGGA
The genomic region above belongs to Chloroflexota bacterium and contains:
- the hflX gene encoding GTPase HflX, producing MLAAGGDLIPRDLIVTDEGPERGLLVGVEITSRPSPWPLEDSLDELEQLARTAGIEVVGRVTQRLDRPNPATFIGTGKVEELVGLRAALDADVVIFDDELSPRQQRELEKAFGDEIKILDRTALILDIFARHAHTREGALQVELAQYEYRLPRLTRAWTHLARQVGGSAGRGGIGGVGLRGPGETQLEVDRREISRRIAQLRRELEEVRRHRQLHRRRRRRAGLPVVAIVGYTNAGKSTLLNALSDANVVAADQLFATLDPTTRRVELPGGRQVLFTDTVGFIQKLPTQLVAAFRATLEEVTEADVLVHIVDITHKLALEQAATVEEILQDLGAADKPVVVALNKIDLVPDAEMVADALQIFPKAVTISALKGKGLDDLLARVEEALQESMIPVRVLLPYSEAELLHQLHERGSVEREEHTGEGTLLEGRVPVWLMGRLEDYRVD
- a CDS encoding aminotransferase class I/II-fold pyridoxal phosphate-dependent enzyme, whose protein sequence is MRPAQRMNALPPYVFAKLAARINELRSQGMDVIRLDMGSPDLPPAPHIIEALERAARDPGKHGYPGFGGTPAFRKAVADYYAARFGVSVDPAKEVVALIGSKEGIANMALAWLDPGDLVLVPDPGYPTYRMGPRMVGAEVYFMPLLEENNFLPDLKAIPADVADRARMMWLNYPNNPTGAIAPMEFLEEAVAFCRQHDILLCHDAPYCDVCFDGYVAPSILQIPDAKDVVLEFNSLSKSHNMAGWRVGMAVGNPIAVEALGRIKSNIDSGIFLGIQEAAIAAMTGDQSWLEERNAVYQERRDIIVQALNEVGLAAEAPKASLYIWPKVPQGYTSAELATRLLEEIGVSMTPGTAFGEHGEGYLRISMGTPTDRVREAMERVRQFKL
- a CDS encoding TIGR00159 family protein; this translates as MIDVFGILSRFSWQSVIDIALVAAIFYGLLRLFRGTQAVALLRGVLLVLLIITIVTSVLQLSAFEWLVRNSLPAILVSLPVIFQPELRRALERMGRTSTLFRWGNRESMAEQVTGYLVSAAMRLAEHRHGALIVLEGQTGLQDYIETGVMIDGIVSTQLLLTIFFPNTPLHDGAVIMRDNRIVAAKCVLPLSSRPSAEVQYGTRHRAALGITEQSDALAIVVSEETGTISVARNGRIVRRLDESRLERVIESFYRPERPWAREPRGAMA
- a CDS encoding DUF2283 domain-containing protein, with the protein product MIFEYDAETDMLYIRLTHGTSTESEEITPGIVVDFDEQNCIVGIEIEDASKRVDLSRLELRGLPLTNLILGERALA
- a CDS encoding M28 family peptidase, which produces MRQRRIEIVLLLALAGALAWFGWLGYDLVSPWVSSMIGRPQEEPRVFRGELALKHALYQCNLGPRPVNSEAHRQLQAYITEQLSQVGWEVERQPFTYQNTPGVNLIARPAREPKPDAPIALIGAHYDTRQRADRDPDPARRSEPVPGANDGASGVAVLLELARVVDLGRSPYRVRLAFFDAEDNGQLDGWEFIAGSTYMARQLTPEDRPSLVIVVDMIGDADQQIYMERNSDPELQETLWRIASQLGYGEFFIPQLKWSILDDHTPFLQAGIPAVDIIDFDYPYWHTVEDTCDKLSAESLERVGRTVEAFLEGED
- the argF gene encoding ornithine carbamoyltransferase produces the protein MQHFLSIADLTPEELWRILRLARELKDEWLAGGNRPLLRGKVLGLLFQKPSLRTRVSFHMGMIHLGGDAIYLSPQEIRLGERESVPDVARVLSRYVDGIMARVFAHAHVEQLAAHSRVPVINGLSDYNHPCQALADLLTIWERKGRLEGVRLAYVGDGNNVARSLAFAAALTGIHLVIASPEGYQLDEETVALARSLAERGGGQVTLTTDPLAAVRDADVIYTDVWTSMGQEAEAERRRQVFPPYQVNADLVSRARPDVIVMHCLPAHRGEEITDDVADGPHSVLFDQAENRLHAQKGLLVRLMAPAEG
- a CDS encoding ribosome biogenesis GTPase Der, which codes for MKPIVALVGRPNVGKSTLFNRIIGERRAIVEDIPGTTRDRLYAETEWAGVPFVLVDTGGLELLDLSSQPNETTPEPLSVASADFIPAIRTQAQIAIDEADVIIFLVDVRDGVTPADMDVADLLRTTQKPVVLAVNKADNEAWERAAAEFWELGLGEPYPISALHGRGVGDLLDAVLGRFPQQLEEEEEEGVRIAIVGRPNVGKSSLLNALLRQERAIVSEIPGTTRDAIDTELEWEGEHIILIDTAGIRRRGRIERGVEYYSVLRALRAIERSDVVLLLIDASEGVTAQDTHVAGYVLEAGKGIVVLVNKWDLIEKDTYTMNTYTQQVRAALNFMDYVPVLFISAKTRQRVNQVIPTALRVHRERFVRLSTADLNRVLREAVTRHQPPSKKGKRLRFYYVTQTGVCPPTFVFFINDRELLHFSYERYLENVIRSFYPFEGTPIRLLFRDRDRPPRAGRRKRGGRRRQLEEGEGIDLSPPWDGSGGDDRDGSRSH
- a CDS encoding methyltransferase domain-containing protein; protein product: MSLWIWITLTIALIIVVALAYWHLIIAEGAYLGSGVVAYLYDRFARRYDDVKGFNQEDEHHFIARPLRLGLDLVGARRPWLLDVGTGTGRVPRALLADGEFPGHIVAVDRSLGMLQEAVRRLEGDERVSWLWLDASKLPFPDATFDAVSCVEALEFMPDPRGALAEMVRVLRPGGLMLLSNRVGWQARLLPGRTFHRSAFRQMLMDMGMAACEVRRWQVDYDWAFARKAGSALGSGGGECSLAECLLCPRCGARDWSVTSRFWRCNACGRQYGVRSGILLLAD